In one Bacteroidales bacterium WCE2004 genomic region, the following are encoded:
- a CDS encoding guanylate kinase: MLGKVIIFSAPSGAGKSTVVNHLLGLYPQFEFSISATSRAPRGQEQDGVEYYFIDAARFRELIAQDAFVEYEEVYRDRFYGTLKSEVERIWQKGHVIVFDVDVKGGVSLKKYFGDAALSVLIVPPSMEVLEKRLRGRGTDSEEAIRERLDKAASELEFAAGKFDRDLVNDKLEETFAEAEALVDAFLCG; the protein is encoded by the coding sequence ATGTTAGGTAAAGTCATCATATTCTCTGCTCCTTCCGGTGCCGGCAAGAGCACCGTCGTGAATCACTTGCTGGGTCTGTATCCGCAGTTCGAATTCTCCATTTCGGCCACTTCGCGCGCCCCGCGCGGGCAGGAGCAGGATGGTGTCGAATACTATTTCATCGACGCGGCGCGCTTCCGCGAACTCATCGCGCAGGACGCCTTCGTCGAATATGAGGAAGTCTACCGCGACCGCTTCTACGGCACGCTCAAGAGCGAAGTCGAGCGCATCTGGCAGAAAGGCCACGTGATCGTCTTCGACGTGGACGTCAAAGGCGGTGTCAGTCTCAAGAAGTATTTCGGCGACGCCGCCCTCTCCGTGCTGATCGTCCCGCCCAGCATGGAGGTGCTGGAGAAGCGCCTGCGCGGCCGCGGCACCGACAGCGAAGAGGCCATCCGCGAGCGGCTGGACAAGGCCGCCTCGGAGCTGGAATTCGCCGCCGGCAAGTTCGACCGCGACCTGGTCAACGACAAACTGGAGGAGACCTTCGCCGAAGCGGAGGCCCTCGTAGATGCATTCCTATGCGGATAG
- a CDS encoding Enoyl-[acyl-carrier-protein] reductase [NADH], translated as MELLKGKKGIITGALNDKSIAWKVAERAIAEGADIVLTNTALSLRMGSLQEFADAHGCKLIAADATSLEDLGALVDGAMEHFGGPFDFVLHSIGMSPNVRKGRPYESLDYGFLSKTLDISALSFHKLLHTLYEKDALKEWGSVVALTYIAAERTFAGYNDMADAKALLQSIARSFGMIYGASKHVRVNTVSQSPTATTAGQGIAGMEDMLKYADRMSPLGNATADDCADYIVTLFSDYTRKVTMQNLYHDGGFSSVGLTAAEVATFPKE; from the coding sequence ATGGAACTGCTGAAAGGAAAGAAAGGCATCATCACCGGTGCGCTCAATGACAAGTCCATCGCCTGGAAGGTGGCCGAGCGGGCCATCGCCGAAGGCGCGGACATCGTTCTCACGAATACGGCCCTGTCGCTGCGGATGGGTTCCCTGCAGGAATTCGCCGACGCGCACGGCTGCAAGCTGATTGCCGCTGATGCCACGAGCCTCGAAGATCTCGGCGCGCTCGTGGATGGCGCTATGGAACACTTCGGCGGTCCCTTCGACTTCGTCCTGCATTCCATCGGAATGTCCCCGAACGTCCGCAAGGGCCGTCCTTACGAGTCGTTGGACTATGGCTTCCTGAGCAAGACCCTCGACATCTCCGCCCTGTCCTTCCACAAGCTGCTGCACACCCTTTATGAGAAGGATGCGCTCAAGGAGTGGGGCTCCGTGGTGGCGCTGACCTACATCGCGGCCGAGCGCACCTTCGCGGGCTACAACGACATGGCGGATGCCAAGGCGCTCCTCCAGTCGATCGCCCGCAGCTTCGGCATGATCTACGGTGCGTCGAAGCACGTGCGCGTCAACACCGTGTCCCAGTCGCCCACCGCGACGACCGCGGGGCAGGGGATCGCCGGCATGGAGGACATGCTCAAGTATGCCGACAGGATGTCGCCGCTGGGCAACGCGACGGCCGACGACTGTGCCGATTACATCGTGACGCTCTTCTCGGACTACACCCGCAAGGTCACGATGCAGAACCTTTACCACGACGGCGGATTCTCGTCTGTCGGTCTCACGGCCGCAGAAGTCGCTACGTTCCCCAAGGAGTAG
- a CDS encoding nicotinate-nucleotide adenylyltransferase, translating to MRIAVYSGSFDPLHIGHQAIMERLTATREFDWVYLVISPQNPLKDPSKALSAQRRYEDAIAAVRRHPELHVWVDNIELEMPAPTYTIRTLDALKKREPENDFTLVIGADNLENIHRWRDAARILNEYGVAVYPRKGYDMARMREMLLEECRHFPVPYVLDASQGAAPGAVSLEDLDRFYHIRLIDAPIVDISSTQIREMQARGEDVSAYLM from the coding sequence ATGCGGATAGCAGTTTACTCCGGCTCGTTCGACCCGCTCCACATCGGCCACCAGGCCATCATGGAGCGGCTCACGGCCACGCGCGAGTTCGACTGGGTCTACCTGGTCATCTCGCCGCAGAACCCGCTCAAAGACCCCTCCAAGGCCCTTTCCGCGCAGCGGCGCTACGAAGACGCCATCGCGGCCGTCCGTCGCCATCCCGAGCTGCACGTCTGGGTGGACAACATCGAGCTGGAAATGCCCGCCCCCACCTACACGATCCGCACCCTGGACGCGCTCAAGAAGCGCGAACCGGAGAACGACTTCACGCTCGTGATCGGCGCGGACAACCTGGAGAACATCCACCGCTGGCGCGACGCCGCGCGCATCCTCAACGAATACGGCGTGGCCGTCTATCCCCGCAAGGGCTACGACATGGCGCGCATGCGCGAAATGCTCCTCGAGGAGTGCCGCCATTTCCCGGTTCCGTACGTGCTGGACGCCTCGCAGGGCGCGGCCCCCGGCGCGGTCAGCCTCGAGGACCTGGACCGCTTCTACCACATCCGCCTGATCGACGCGCCCATCGTGGACATCTCGTCCACGCAGATCCGCGAAATGCAGGCGCGCGGAGAGGATGTCTCCGCGTACCTGATGTAA
- a CDS encoding SusD family protein (manually curated) produces the protein MKKILLSLVACLMVFSGCDKINSLLDTTNYKKPDTSSFPQTEKDAEQLVNSAYYSMFTFYTGSIFRITLFRHMIASDDLYGHGSESSTETSAADRLLEISGDENNSTWGSYYKGIHRCNYALEAIEAMDDALFTGDNKNWYLGQAHFMRAFFLWIMADRHETFPLTLSFHVENTPNATVDEIYAAIADDLLKAIELIPARYGYSRENNQAGRATKYAAEALLGRVWLFYTGFYKKDSMAGITKSQVISYLEDCANTSVSHFDLEDDPREIWGYTNEYSSGLAYGADFDTYVSREGLRWVGNHSKETVWGVHFPFNTPTNTQAYNRLGEWLGMRNAAKTTNKDIYPYSAESNGNASVNPNMVKEWYEDPDYGPADKRFYGSFLATNQASIEKAYPWFKDGYVELPNFKGDNNKEVERTLFYPKKYVMTACYTDGSKTSMYKNFFHAINSAISNSKSGNKNDAIYIRFADVLLMLDELKGTVEGMNALRARAGLKPYTSYSFEKLQKERRYEFAFEGIRFDDLRRWYPDTAGEIIEKNQDGGYIEFKGNVVPDGYREMPGRSFSQRYAQTHGFWMVPMSQITLQEGMLKQHAGFEEGDNWIFTNGDLPYYDAIK, from the coding sequence ATGAAAAAGATATTACTTTCCCTGGTTGCATGTCTGATGGTCTTCTCCGGTTGCGACAAGATCAACAGCCTGCTCGACACGACGAACTACAAGAAACCGGACACGTCCTCCTTCCCGCAGACCGAGAAGGACGCCGAGCAGCTGGTCAATTCGGCCTACTACTCGATGTTCACCTTCTATACCGGAAGCATCTTCCGCATCACCCTGTTCCGGCACATGATCGCCAGCGACGACCTCTACGGACACGGTTCCGAGTCCTCCACGGAGACTTCGGCCGCCGACCGTCTGCTCGAGATCTCCGGCGACGAGAACAACTCCACCTGGGGCAGCTATTATAAGGGTATCCACCGCTGCAACTACGCCCTCGAGGCCATCGAGGCGATGGACGACGCCCTCTTCACGGGTGACAACAAGAACTGGTACCTGGGCCAGGCGCACTTCATGCGCGCCTTCTTCCTCTGGATCATGGCCGACCGGCACGAGACCTTCCCGCTGACGCTTTCCTTCCACGTGGAGAATACGCCCAACGCTACCGTGGACGAGATCTACGCGGCCATCGCCGACGACCTGCTCAAGGCCATCGAGCTCATCCCCGCGAGATACGGTTATTCCCGGGAGAACAACCAGGCCGGCCGTGCGACGAAGTATGCCGCCGAGGCGCTCCTGGGCCGCGTGTGGCTGTTCTACACGGGCTTCTACAAGAAGGACAGCATGGCCGGCATCACCAAATCCCAGGTGATCAGCTACCTGGAGGACTGCGCCAACACCAGCGTCTCCCATTTCGACCTGGAGGACGACCCGCGCGAGATCTGGGGCTACACCAACGAGTACTCCAGCGGCCTCGCCTACGGCGCCGACTTCGACACCTACGTCAGCCGCGAAGGCCTCCGCTGGGTGGGCAACCACAGCAAGGAGACCGTCTGGGGCGTCCACTTCCCGTTCAACACCCCGACCAACACCCAGGCTTACAACCGCCTCGGCGAGTGGCTCGGCATGCGCAACGCCGCCAAGACGACCAACAAGGACATCTATCCTTATTCCGCCGAGTCCAACGGCAATGCCTCCGTCAACCCCAACATGGTCAAGGAGTGGTATGAGGATCCGGACTACGGCCCGGCCGACAAGCGCTTCTACGGCTCCTTCCTGGCCACCAACCAGGCTTCCATCGAGAAGGCTTATCCCTGGTTCAAGGACGGCTACGTGGAACTCCCCAACTTCAAGGGCGACAACAACAAGGAGGTCGAGCGTACGCTCTTCTATCCCAAGAAGTACGTCATGACCGCCTGCTACACCGACGGCAGCAAGACCAGCATGTACAAGAACTTCTTCCATGCCATCAACAGCGCCATCAGCAACAGCAAGAGCGGCAACAAGAACGACGCCATCTACATCCGCTTCGCGGACGTGCTCCTGATGCTCGACGAGCTGAAGGGCACCGTGGAAGGCATGAACGCCCTCCGCGCCCGCGCCGGTCTGAAGCCGTACACCTCCTACTCTTTCGAGAAGCTCCAGAAGGAGCGCCGCTATGAGTTCGCCTTCGAAGGCATCCGCTTCGACGACCTCCGCCGCTGGTATCCCGACACGGCCGGTGAGATCATCGAGAAGAACCAGGATGGCGGCTACATCGAGTTCAAGGGCAACGTCGTCCCGGACGGCTACCGCGAGATGCCGGGCAGATCCTTCTCCCAGCGCTACGCCCAGACGCACGGTTTCTGGATGGTCCCGATGAGCCAGATCACGCTCCAGGAAGGCATGCTCAAGCAGCACGCCGGCTTCGAGGAGGGCGACAACTGGATCTTCACCAACGGTGACCTCCCCTACTATGATGCTATCAAGTAA
- a CDS encoding Putative Mn2+ efflux pump MntP yields the protein MAILEAILLAVSLCADCLAVSLCSGVTLDNVRWRPVLGVALAFAVIQAGLLLAGWAFGHLFVGLVEKISHVLAFLLLLYIGGSMLLEGIRGAEEIRDLSSWRNILIGGVATSIDALALGAAQSLEGVTWNGFLPLLVAVFAVTALTVTVGLRGGSAIGARFGRWAEIAGGLVLLAIGVSVLL from the coding sequence ATGGCAATTCTTGAAGCAATCCTTCTCGCGGTCTCGCTTTGCGCGGACTGCCTGGCCGTCTCGCTCTGCTCGGGCGTGACTCTGGACAACGTCCGCTGGCGGCCGGTGCTCGGCGTGGCGCTGGCCTTCGCCGTGATCCAAGCCGGCCTGCTGCTGGCCGGCTGGGCCTTCGGACACCTCTTCGTCGGCCTGGTCGAGAAGATTTCCCACGTTCTCGCTTTCCTGCTGCTGCTCTACATCGGCGGCTCGATGCTTCTCGAAGGCATCCGGGGCGCGGAGGAGATCCGCGACCTCAGCAGCTGGCGCAACATCCTGATCGGCGGCGTCGCGACGAGCATCGACGCGCTCGCCCTGGGCGCGGCGCAGTCGCTGGAGGGCGTGACCTGGAATGGCTTCCTGCCGCTGCTCGTGGCCGTTTTCGCAGTCACAGCCCTGACCGTGACCGTCGGCTTGCGCGGCGGAAGCGCCATCGGCGCACGCTTCGGCCGCTGGGCCGAGATCGCCGGCGGCCTCGTGCTGCTTGCCATCGGCGTCAGCGTCCTGTTGTAA
- a CDS encoding fructose-bisphosphate aldolase, class II, producing the protein MKVSFKELGLVNTREMFAKAVKGGYAIPAFNFNNMEQLQAIIQAAAETKSPVILQVSKGARAYANQTLLRYMAQGAVEYAKELGWKKPQIVLHLDHGDSYETCKSCVDFGFSSVMIDASSLPYEENVKLTRKVVNYAHKFDVTVEAELGVLAGVEDEVSSAVSHYTKPEEVIDFVKKTKCDSLAISIGTSHGAYKFTPEQCTRDPKTGRLIPPPLAFDVLKAIEKKLPGFPIVLHGSSSVPQEYVDMCNQYGGKLPNAVGIPEEQLRKAAKSAVCKINIDSDSRLAMTGAVRKYLAENPSHFDPRQYLKPAREEMKKMYIHKIVNVLGSNGKAR; encoded by the coding sequence ATGAAGGTTTCATTCAAAGAACTGGGCCTGGTGAACACCCGCGAGATGTTCGCCAAAGCCGTCAAGGGTGGTTACGCCATCCCTGCTTTCAACTTCAACAACATGGAGCAGCTCCAGGCCATCATCCAGGCCGCTGCCGAGACCAAGTCTCCGGTGATCCTGCAGGTGTCCAAGGGCGCCCGCGCCTACGCCAACCAGACCCTCCTCCGCTACATGGCGCAGGGTGCTGTGGAGTATGCCAAGGAGCTGGGCTGGAAGAAGCCCCAGATCGTCCTTCACCTGGACCACGGCGACAGCTACGAGACCTGCAAGAGCTGCGTTGACTTCGGTTTCTCTTCCGTGATGATCGACGCTTCCTCCCTCCCCTACGAGGAGAATGTCAAGCTGACCCGCAAGGTCGTCAACTACGCCCACAAGTTCGACGTGACCGTCGAGGCCGAACTCGGCGTGCTCGCCGGTGTCGAGGATGAGGTTTCCTCCGCCGTTTCCCACTACACCAAGCCGGAAGAGGTGATCGACTTCGTCAAGAAGACCAAGTGCGACTCCCTCGCCATCTCCATCGGTACCTCCCACGGTGCCTACAAGTTCACCCCTGAGCAGTGCACCCGCGACCCGAAGACCGGCCGCCTCATCCCGCCGCCCCTCGCGTTCGACGTGCTGAAGGCCATCGAGAAGAAGCTCCCCGGCTTCCCCATCGTTCTCCATGGTTCCTCTTCCGTCCCGCAGGAGTATGTCGACATGTGCAACCAGTACGGTGGCAAGCTCCCCAACGCCGTCGGTATTCCTGAGGAGCAGCTCCGCAAGGCCGCCAAGAGCGCTGTCTGCAAGATCAACATCGACTCCGACAGCCGTCTGGCCATGACCGGCGCCGTCCGCAAGTACCTCGCCGAGAATCCCAGCCACTTCGATCCTCGCCAGTACCTCAAGCCGGCCCGTGAGGAGATGAAGAAGATGTACATCCACAAGATCGTGAATGTGCTCGGCTCCAACGGCAAGGCCCGCTAG
- a CDS encoding 3-hydroxyacyl-[acyl-carrier-protein] dehydratase, which produces MNREEIKQLLPHREPMLLVDWTEGNAEGIRATYHVTGEEFFVQGHFPGFPVVPGVILCEIMAQSCTLILGEQLKGHTPFYAGLDKVRFKHMVRPGDTIEITAKPISVRGALYVIGAQATVDGHLAVKGELSFFLMENKDLKK; this is translated from the coding sequence ATGAATCGAGAAGAAATCAAACAACTGCTCCCGCACCGCGAGCCGATGCTGCTTGTGGACTGGACGGAAGGCAATGCCGAAGGCATTCGCGCCACGTATCATGTGACGGGCGAAGAATTCTTCGTCCAGGGCCATTTCCCGGGATTCCCGGTGGTGCCCGGCGTCATTCTCTGTGAGATCATGGCGCAGTCCTGCACCCTGATCCTGGGCGAACAGCTCAAGGGCCACACCCCGTTCTACGCCGGTCTGGACAAGGTGCGCTTCAAGCACATGGTGCGTCCCGGCGACACGATCGAGATCACGGCCAAGCCGATCTCCGTCCGCGGCGCCCTGTACGTCATCGGCGCGCAGGCCACGGTCGACGGCCACCTCGCCGTCAAGGGCGAGCTTTCATTCTTCCTGATGGAAAACAAAGACCTGAAGAAGTAA
- a CDS encoding beta-galactosidase, with protein sequence MKRFLLALSALAALAGSARAAEDWQNPAVNQRNRAPMHASFTTDSPRVSLEGIWKFRWYESPDARSRDFFRPGLDDAGWGTMPVPGMWELNGYGDPLYVNIQYAWDGHYKNNPPFVPTEHNYVGQYRRSFAIPADWAGRDIFLAIGSATSNVRVWVNGKEVGYSEDSKLEARFDITKYVRPGEEALIALEIFRWCDGTYLECQDFWRYAGIARECYLEARPRARIEDIRVRAGMDGAYSFAAILSRGAKGVKYYLSGPDFPEREVPASGRVEGAHLWSAETPELYHLRAVCMDKKGATETLEQDFGFRTVEIKGRQLLVNGQPVLIKGADRHEMSATGGYVVTEAEMLEDIRIMKELNINTVRTSHYPNDPRWLDLCDRYGLYVIAEADIESHGMGYGPETLGNNPIYKQAHLERVQRMAQRDVNHPSVIIWSLGNEAGNGQNFYAAYDWLKAWDKSRPIQYERAGEEYNTDIICYMYMTYDDLVRYAENPAITRPLIMCEYAHAMGNSMGGFEDYLDLFRKYPELQGGCIWDFVDQAVRWPSEKSRTGYIYAFGGDFNDYDPSDNAFNCNGILAADRSWHPHAWEVRHGYRSILTSATPEQALDGRVDVYNENFFIDLSRYMLRWEVIADGVPVLAGQQDAPAAGPQQTATADLGFRRAALDAIPGELYLNVSYVLRRADGILPAGTEVAHDQLLLREAPYRLTAADLNGRRWAADFDPETGALCSYRLEGKELLAAPLMPCFGRAVTENDLGAWLQRRMGAWLYPEFRVKSLVRESDTVEVVYEVGDGLATVVMRYSLGADGSIAVTERMTDVREGAPELFRFGVEFAMPGAFNTLEFYGEGPFENYIDRQGASQTGVWKQSVADQYHFGYARPQESGTHVGMRWMRVTDAAGCGFEIAAPERFSASALPFGRRAIDLSISGGSRSKGGDQRHSLELEEDGLTHVNLDLTQMGLGCENAWGALPRPQYRLPASPRTFTFTLKPLL encoded by the coding sequence ATGAAACGATTCCTCCTCGCATTGTCCGCCCTGGCGGCCCTGGCGGGCAGCGCCCGCGCCGCCGAAGACTGGCAGAACCCTGCCGTGAACCAGCGTAACCGTGCGCCGATGCACGCCTCCTTCACCACCGACAGCCCGCGCGTGTCGCTCGAAGGCATCTGGAAGTTCCGCTGGTATGAGAGCCCGGACGCGCGTTCGCGCGACTTCTTCCGGCCCGGGCTGGACGATGCCGGCTGGGGGACGATGCCCGTGCCCGGGATGTGGGAGCTCAACGGCTACGGCGACCCGCTTTATGTCAATATCCAGTATGCCTGGGACGGGCACTACAAGAACAATCCGCCGTTCGTGCCCACGGAGCACAACTACGTCGGGCAGTATCGTCGCAGCTTCGCGATTCCCGCCGACTGGGCGGGCCGCGACATCTTCCTGGCCATCGGCTCCGCCACGTCCAACGTGCGCGTGTGGGTGAACGGCAAGGAGGTGGGTTACAGCGAGGACAGCAAGCTGGAGGCGCGTTTCGACATTACGAAATACGTCCGGCCCGGCGAGGAAGCGCTCATCGCGCTGGAGATCTTCCGCTGGTGCGACGGCACCTACCTCGAGTGCCAGGATTTCTGGCGCTACGCGGGCATCGCGCGGGAATGCTACCTGGAGGCGCGGCCCCGGGCGCGCATCGAGGACATTCGCGTGCGCGCGGGAATGGACGGCGCCTATTCTTTCGCGGCGATCCTTTCCAGGGGCGCCAAAGGCGTGAAATACTATCTCTCAGGTCCGGATTTCCCGGAACGGGAAGTGCCTGCCTCCGGCCGCGTCGAGGGCGCGCACCTGTGGAGTGCGGAGACACCCGAACTCTATCACCTGCGTGCCGTCTGCATGGACAAGAAAGGCGCGACGGAGACCCTTGAGCAGGACTTCGGTTTCCGGACGGTGGAGATCAAAGGCCGCCAGCTGCTGGTCAACGGCCAGCCCGTCCTGATCAAGGGTGCCGACCGCCATGAGATGTCCGCCACGGGCGGCTACGTGGTCACGGAAGCCGAGATGCTGGAGGATATCCGCATCATGAAGGAGCTCAACATCAATACGGTCCGCACCAGCCACTATCCCAACGACCCGCGCTGGCTGGACCTCTGCGACCGCTACGGCCTCTACGTGATCGCCGAGGCCGACATCGAGTCGCACGGCATGGGCTATGGCCCGGAGACGCTCGGCAACAATCCCATCTACAAGCAGGCGCACCTGGAGCGCGTGCAGCGTATGGCGCAGCGCGACGTCAACCACCCGTCCGTGATCATCTGGAGCCTGGGCAACGAAGCCGGCAACGGACAGAACTTCTACGCCGCCTACGACTGGCTGAAGGCCTGGGACAAGAGCCGCCCCATCCAGTACGAGCGCGCCGGCGAGGAGTACAACACGGACATCATCTGCTATATGTACATGACCTACGACGACCTGGTCAGATACGCTGAAAATCCGGCCATTACCCGTCCGCTCATCATGTGCGAGTACGCCCATGCGATGGGCAACTCGATGGGGGGATTCGAGGACTATCTCGACCTTTTCCGGAAGTATCCGGAGCTGCAGGGCGGCTGCATCTGGGACTTCGTGGACCAGGCGGTTCGCTGGCCTTCGGAGAAGTCGCGAACCGGCTACATCTACGCCTTCGGCGGCGATTTCAACGACTACGATCCGTCGGACAATGCATTCAACTGCAACGGCATCCTCGCAGCCGACCGCTCCTGGCATCCGCACGCCTGGGAGGTGCGCCACGGCTACCGCTCCATCCTGACCTCCGCCACGCCGGAGCAGGCGCTGGACGGGCGCGTGGACGTGTATAATGAGAATTTCTTCATCGACCTGAGCCGCTATATGCTGCGCTGGGAGGTGATCGCCGACGGCGTGCCCGTGCTGGCGGGCCAGCAGGATGCGCCTGCGGCCGGGCCGCAGCAGACGGCCACGGCCGACCTGGGCTTCCGCCGCGCCGCCCTGGACGCCATCCCGGGCGAGCTGTACCTTAATGTGAGCTATGTCCTGCGCCGCGCCGACGGCATCCTGCCGGCGGGCACGGAGGTCGCCCACGACCAGCTCCTGCTGCGCGAAGCGCCGTACCGGCTGACGGCGGCCGACCTGAACGGGCGCCGCTGGGCGGCCGATTTCGACCCGGAGACGGGTGCGCTGTGCTCCTACAGGCTGGAGGGCAAGGAGCTGCTCGCAGCGCCGCTGATGCCCTGCTTCGGCCGCGCCGTGACGGAGAACGACCTCGGTGCCTGGCTGCAGCGGCGGATGGGTGCGTGGCTCTATCCGGAGTTCCGCGTCAAGTCGCTCGTTCGCGAGTCCGATACCGTTGAAGTGGTATATGAAGTCGGCGACGGCCTGGCCACGGTCGTGATGCGCTATTCGCTTGGCGCCGACGGCAGCATCGCCGTCACCGAAAGGATGACAGACGTGCGCGAAGGCGCGCCGGAGCTGTTCCGCTTCGGCGTGGAGTTCGCGATGCCGGGCGCGTTCAATACGCTGGAATTCTACGGCGAAGGGCCGTTCGAGAACTATATCGACCGCCAGGGCGCTTCGCAGACGGGCGTCTGGAAGCAGTCCGTGGCCGACCAGTACCATTTCGGCTACGCCCGGCCGCAGGAGTCCGGCACGCACGTCGGCATGCGCTGGATGCGCGTGACCGACGCCGCCGGCTGCGGCTTCGAGATCGCCGCGCCGGAGCGCTTCTCCGCCTCCGCGCTGCCCTTCGGCCGCCGCGCCATCGACCTGTCGATCTCCGGCGGCAGCCGCTCCAAGGGCGGCGACCAGCGCCATTCGCTGGAGCTCGAGGAGGACGGCCTGACGCACGTCAACCTGGACCTCACGCAGATGGGCCTCGGCTGCGAGAACGCCTGGGGCGCGCTCCCGCGTCCGCAGTACCGCCTCCCCGCCTCCCCGCGCACCTTCACCTTCACCCTGAAGCCGCTCCTCTAG
- a CDS encoding magnesium transporter, producing the protein MIKIFYRRGNDIIVSQSETEFAAIGKENVLWIDLLQPTGEQKRAVESFLGTEIQSRAEAEEIESSSRFFEENNTIFANTNFLSPSGDGMLMDPVSFILSGSVLTTVREIPLRSLDQLQLKIQALPQEFPDGFTTFVEIMDKRVDLDADIVELISKEVSQFGKRINQKEDINEDFLLDINQLQENAMTIRENVVDKQRLISNILKSKLCPRDAEVREDLGIILQDIASLINHTNFNFERLEYLQDTVLGIINLDQNNIMKIFTFVSLLLMPATLLASFYGMNVTLPFAQKWWAWIAIAGVMVMLVISIWIIFKRKKML; encoded by the coding sequence ATGATCAAGATTTTCTACAGACGTGGCAATGATATCATTGTCAGCCAGTCCGAAACGGAGTTTGCTGCTATCGGCAAAGAAAACGTCCTCTGGATAGACCTCCTGCAACCGACAGGAGAGCAGAAGAGGGCGGTCGAATCATTCCTCGGCACCGAAATCCAGAGCCGTGCCGAAGCGGAGGAGATCGAGAGCTCCTCCCGGTTCTTCGAAGAAAACAACACCATTTTCGCCAACACCAACTTCCTTTCCCCTTCGGGCGACGGCATGTTGATGGACCCCGTGTCCTTCATCCTGTCCGGATCGGTGCTGACGACGGTGCGCGAGATTCCCCTGCGTTCGCTGGACCAGCTCCAGCTCAAGATCCAGGCGCTGCCCCAGGAGTTCCCCGACGGGTTCACCACCTTCGTGGAGATCATGGACAAGCGCGTGGACCTGGACGCCGACATCGTGGAGCTGATCTCCAAGGAGGTGTCGCAGTTCGGCAAGCGCATCAACCAGAAAGAAGACATCAACGAGGACTTCCTCCTCGACATCAATCAGTTGCAGGAGAACGCGATGACCATCCGCGAGAACGTCGTGGACAAGCAGCGCCTCATCTCCAACATCCTCAAGAGCAAGCTCTGTCCCCGCGACGCGGAAGTGCGCGAGGACCTGGGCATCATCCTCCAGGACATCGCTTCGCTGATCAACCACACGAATTTCAATTTCGAGCGTCTCGAATACCTGCAGGACACCGTCCTCGGCATCATCAACCTCGACCAGAACAACATCATGAAGATCTTCACCTTCGTGTCGTTGCTCCTGATGCCGGCCACGCTCCTGGCGAGCTTCTACGGCATGAACGTCACCCTCCCCTTCGCGCAGAAGTGGTGGGCGTGGATCGCGATCGCAGGCGTGATGGTGATGCTCGTGATCTCCATCTGGATCATTTTCAAGCGCAAGAAGATGCTTTAG